The proteins below are encoded in one region of Mesoplasma melaleucae:
- a CDS encoding DUF896 domain-containing protein, with protein MKDLQNLKMPEVIDEINRLAKIKKERALTEEENAYREELKILYLKYFRAGFEQQLQNTKVIDPEGNDVTPKKLKKQGESHD; from the coding sequence ATGAAGGATTTACAAAATTTAAAAATGCCAGAAGTGATTGATGAAATTAATCGCTTAGCAAAAATCAAAAAAGAACGCGCTTTAACAGAAGAAGAAAATGCTTATCGAGAAGAACTAAAGATTTTATATTTAAAATATTTTAGAGCTGGTTTTGAACAACAATTACAAAATACTAAAGTTATTGATCCAGAAGGGAACGATGTAACACCAAAAAAACTTAAAAAACAAGGAGAAAGTCATGATTAA
- the yqeH gene encoding ribosome biogenesis GTPase YqeH gives MSKCIGCGVLKQNSDHNKPGYVVKPENEYCLRCFKIKNYNELIDQEINAEHFISKLKELIKLEKKKEIEFYYIIDIFDLEGSRVPDIETAIKNYPVTIVINKIDLLPKAVKLAKIRRYITELFAKSELNNANIILNTSFKNNFINSLLNKIKKSKTKKYFIGSSNVGKSSIINSLLRANNLIPQIVESKYFNTTLDFIQIKLSSDDIIFDTPGIARNNSIANLLNKEDWKYIYFNKEVAQNTFQLKPNNTIFYAGLAWVNFEWENEKLNSFHFFNNKEIKLHRTNTKNAFDYYERNKKNIISYNLDQTINKQEFEFTEKDINKEFEISISGLGWFNFKIKNSMKITINIPCKELDVKTKLRKPII, from the coding sequence ATGAGCAAGTGCATAGGGTGTGGAGTTTTAAAACAAAATAGCGATCACAATAAACCTGGTTATGTTGTTAAACCAGAAAATGAATACTGTTTAAGATGTTTTAAAATTAAAAATTACAACGAATTAATTGACCAAGAAATAAATGCAGAACATTTCATTTCAAAACTTAAAGAATTAATTAAATTAGAAAAAAAGAAAGAGATAGAATTTTATTACATTATTGATATATTTGATTTAGAAGGTAGTAGAGTTCCAGATATTGAAACAGCAATTAAGAACTATCCAGTTACAATTGTTATCAATAAGATAGATTTATTACCAAAAGCTGTTAAATTAGCAAAAATTAGAAGATATATCACTGAATTATTTGCAAAAAGTGAATTAAATAACGCAAATATTATATTGAACACAAGTTTTAAAAATAACTTTATAAACAGTTTATTAAATAAAATCAAAAAAAGTAAGACTAAGAAGTACTTTATTGGTAGTTCTAATGTAGGGAAATCATCAATAATCAATTCATTATTGAGAGCTAATAATTTAATTCCTCAAATTGTTGAATCAAAATACTTTAATACAACATTAGATTTCATTCAAATTAAGTTATCAAGTGATGATATTATTTTTGATACACCTGGAATTGCTAGAAATAATTCAATTGCTAACTTATTGAATAAAGAAGACTGAAAATACATTTATTTTAACAAAGAAGTTGCTCAAAATACATTTCAATTAAAACCAAATAATACAATTTTTTATGCAGGATTAGCTTGAGTTAATTTTGAATGGGAAAACGAAAAGCTTAATAGTTTTCATTTTTTCAATAATAAAGAAATCAAGTTACATAGAACAAATACAAAAAATGCTTTTGATTATTATGAAAGAAATAAAAAAAATATAATTTCTTATAATTTAGATCAAACTATTAATAAACAAGAATTTGAATTTACTGAAAAAGACATAAATAAAGAATTTGAAATATCTATTTCAGGATTAGGTTGATTTAATTTTAAAATCAAGAATTCAATGAAAATAACAATTAATATACCTTGTAAAGAACTGGATGTTAAAACTAAATTAAGAAAACCAATAATTTAG
- a CDS encoding glutamine amidotransferase-related protein, translated as MKNTQILILDFGSQYTQLLARRVREANFYTKVLPFDTSIEKIKEYPLLKGIFLSGGLSSVYLQNTYKIQPEILKLDIAILGFC; from the coding sequence ATGAAAAATACACAAATCTTAATTTTAGATTTTGGAAGTCAATATACACAATTACTAGCTAGAAGAGTTAGAGAAGCTAATTTTTATACAAAAGTATTACCTTTTGATACAAGTATTGAAAAAATTAAAGAATATCCATTATTAAAAGGAATTTTTCTTTCTGGTGGACTTTCAAGTGTTTATTTACAAAATACATATAAAATACAACCAGAAATCTTAAAATTAGATATTGCGATTTTAGGTTTTTGCTAG
- a CDS encoding S1 RNA-binding domain-containing protein, giving the protein MNKVISVKISDIAPFGAFAIFELDGKQYKGLIHISEIANTFVNNINEFVKVGQDVEVLILELNDEKAQAKLSIKKVNA; this is encoded by the coding sequence ATGAACAAAGTTATCTCAGTTAAAATTTCTGATATTGCTCCTTTTGGTGCATTTGCCATTTTTGAATTGGACGGTAAACAATACAAAGGTTTAATCCATATTAGTGAAATTGCTAACACTTTTGTAAACAATATTAACGAATTTGTTAAAGTTGGTCAAGATGTTGAAGTTCTAATCTTAGAATTAAACGACGAAAAAGCTCAAGCAAAATTATCAATTAAAAAAGTTAACGCTTAA
- a CDS encoding YneF family protein: MTLLSTTFSAGGLAGMLIGVIIGAMILGAIIGFFITRAMVKKQLKDNPPVTEKQIRAMYMSMGRKPSESDIKKTMRAMQQAKK; encoded by the coding sequence ATGACATTATTATCAACAACTTTTTCAGCAGGAGGATTAGCAGGAATGCTAATTGGAGTTATCATTGGAGCAATGATTTTAGGAGCTATTATTGGTTTCTTTATCACTAGAGCAATGGTTAAAAAACAATTAAAAGATAATCCACCTGTAACAGAAAAACAAATTCGTGCAATGTACATGAGCATGGGAAGAAAACCAAGTGAATCAGATATTAAAAAAACAATGCGTGCAATGCAACAAGCTAAAAAATAA
- the tkt gene encoding transketolase, which produces MINKDKNLNALRILGVSAINKANSGHPGIVLGAAPIVYTLFNKIMKHNPKNPTWFDRDRFVLSAGHGSALLYSALHLAGYNLSMDEIKQFRQWDSKTPGHPESHLTEGVDVTTGPLGQGIAMGVGLAIAESHTASVYNQDGVNLVNHHTFVLCGDGDLQEGVAQESISLAGRLNLTKLILIHDSNDIQLDDWVKKAQNENMHERFKAANWNTIKITDGEDLEAIEKTINKAKKADKPTYIEVKTIIGIGATKQGTSAVHGAPIGADIETVKAAFDWKHNDFEIPTEVYDNWKKNFSKNLVIEEQWNNELKKLKDVKPELAKQFNDAINKNIKFDYEALLANTPEKAEATRVSSGNIWDNINKQVKFLIGGSADLVSSTKIKGADSQFDVDNRSGRNILYGVREFAMGAINNGIHQHGGLIPFSSGFFVFADYMKPAMRLSSIMNTQQLFIFTHDSVAVGEDGPTHQPIEQLAMIRSIPNHVVFRPADYAETLASYKIALEELKHNPSTLVLTRQYLIQLPHNNVYEEVKKGGYIIFDQPNAKVTLIATGSEVSLAIETAKKLKENNIIAKVVSMPSTSLFDQQDQTYKDKIIDKNTLRVSIEMGTTFGWSKYTGDNGINIGIDIFGASAPANTVISKYGFTSEQIFNKIISVIK; this is translated from the coding sequence ATGATTAATAAAGATAAAAATTTGAATGCATTAAGAATTTTAGGAGTTTCTGCAATTAATAAAGCAAACTCAGGTCACCCAGGGATTGTTTTAGGAGCAGCACCGATTGTTTATACATTATTTAATAAAATAATGAAACACAATCCTAAAAATCCGACATGATTTGACAGAGATAGATTTGTTCTATCAGCAGGACATGGTAGTGCTTTATTATATTCAGCATTACATTTAGCTGGATACAATTTATCAATGGATGAAATTAAACAATTCAGACAATGAGATAGTAAAACTCCAGGACATCCTGAATCGCATTTAACTGAAGGTGTTGATGTTACAACTGGTCCATTAGGACAAGGAATTGCAATGGGAGTTGGTTTAGCTATCGCTGAATCACATACTGCATCAGTTTATAACCAAGATGGTGTTAATCTAGTTAATCACCATACATTTGTTTTATGTGGAGATGGTGACTTACAAGAAGGTGTAGCACAAGAATCAATTAGTCTAGCAGGAAGATTGAATTTAACTAAATTAATCTTAATTCATGATTCAAATGATATTCAATTAGACGATTGAGTTAAAAAAGCACAAAATGAAAATATGCATGAAAGATTCAAAGCAGCAAATTGAAATACAATCAAAATTACTGATGGAGAAGATTTAGAAGCAATTGAAAAAACAATTAATAAAGCTAAAAAAGCTGATAAACCAACTTATATTGAAGTAAAAACAATTATTGGTATTGGTGCTACAAAACAAGGAACAAGTGCTGTTCATGGTGCACCAATTGGAGCTGACATTGAAACTGTTAAGGCTGCTTTTGATTGAAAACACAATGATTTTGAAATTCCAACAGAAGTTTATGATAACTGAAAGAAAAACTTTTCAAAAAACTTAGTGATTGAAGAACAATGAAATAATGAACTTAAAAAATTAAAAGATGTAAAACCTGAATTAGCAAAACAATTTAATGATGCTATTAATAAAAATATTAAATTTGATTATGAAGCTTTATTAGCAAATACTCCAGAAAAAGCAGAAGCTACAAGAGTAAGTTCAGGAAATATTTGAGATAACATTAATAAACAAGTTAAATTCTTAATTGGAGGTTCTGCAGATTTAGTTTCATCAACTAAAATTAAAGGGGCAGACAGTCAATTTGATGTTGATAACAGAAGTGGAAGAAATATTCTTTATGGTGTAAGAGAATTTGCCATGGGAGCAATTAACAATGGTATTCATCAACATGGTGGTTTAATCCCATTCTCAAGTGGATTCTTTGTATTTGCTGATTATATGAAACCAGCAATGCGTTTATCATCAATTATGAATACTCAACAATTATTCATCTTTACGCATGATTCAGTAGCTGTTGGAGAAGATGGTCCAACACATCAACCAATTGAACAATTAGCAATGATTAGAAGTATTCCAAATCATGTTGTATTTAGACCAGCTGATTATGCTGAGACATTAGCATCATACAAAATAGCATTAGAAGAATTAAAACATAATCCTTCAACATTAGTTTTAACTAGACAATACTTAATTCAACTACCACATAATAACGTATATGAAGAAGTTAAAAAAGGTGGTTACATTATATTTGATCAACCAAACGCAAAAGTTACATTAATTGCAACAGGAAGTGAAGTTTCATTAGCAATTGAAACAGCTAAAAAACTAAAAGAAAACAATATTATTGCAAAAGTTGTATCAATGCCATCAACAAGTTTATTTGACCAACAAGATCAAACTTACAAAGATAAAATCATTGATAAAAATACTTTAAGAGTTTCAATTGAAATGGGAACAACCTTTGGTTGAAGCAAATATACTGGTGATAATGGAATAAACATTGGAATTGATATATTTGGAGCAAGTGCACCAGCAAATACAGTAATTAGTAAATATGGATTTACAAGTGAGCAAATTTTTAATAAAATTATAAGTGTTATAAAATAA